One Ciconia boyciana chromosome 16, ASM3463844v1, whole genome shotgun sequence genomic window, AagcccagaagaaaaataaagcaataaaagttCCTTTCATTAGTTTAAGGTCATTCCGTTATGCAAGGCAACCACAGCTTAATTACCACCACCCCCTGAAgcagtttttttttaaacacctacAGACAGTAAAATAACCCTGGGTTTAATTATGGACAAACATTAATACCTCATCCAGGTTACAAACCTCTGAGTTTGAGCAGAGCGAGAAAACCTGACCAGAAATAAATGTCCCTCACTCACCTGGTCCCCTCTtgccccctcctgctccctttaTCATTTAAAGTATCATTAACCTTGCAAGCTAAGCATTTTTGCAACGAGCACCTTTCCTTACTGCAATGAAACATTCACCAGGAAGTTCACGCTGAAATATTGCAAGATCGTGATCCTTAAAAGCCTTACATACTCTGCCAATGTAATTATTggaaaagtttaataaaaacccaaagaaagGTCATGGTAAACTTACACACTCTAAAACacctcagaaatgcaaaatcacTTAAATGAAGAGCTTGGCATGCTGTTTGCAGACCTGGCTAGTAactgcaagaaaagaaacacaactaCTAGAAATGAAAATTCACTGACTTCTAACTTTGGTGTGCTATGAGTGTCACTAGACTAGCCCCTGAAGCTGTGAACACCCCAGCTGTACTAGCCCATTCTGTGCTAACTCTTCTGGCAAACAGCAAGTGCTTGGGGCATTCAGACACTTGAGCAATATACCCAATATTGGGTGAGTAAACAGCCTGAGTAAGAGGGTTACATACCCCAGCCAACTCTGCCTACTGCCAAGTGATCTTTCTGGATGATCAGGACAAACTCCCCGCAGTAAGTCAGCACAAAGACAAGCATAGAGCTGGTAACAAAGCAGGTTGTGTAAGCAGTACTAGCACGGTCTGCAACTCCTGCAGAAAAACTCTGAGGACAACAAAACTCTCCTCCAGGAGGCATCTCCAACAcagcaaattaaatgtaaaatgtttctgaCATGTCTTAACCAGCTTTGATTAAACTCAATGCAAGACAAAAGGCTAGAAGGACCACAGCTCACAGTTCCCAGGAAGACAAGTACAGGTGTTCCTCTCCTCTTGGTTACTTCTTCCCATGCACTGAATAGTGTGACCTGGAGATGCAGACACCTGAAACTCAGCCAGCACAGACACTAGTCTTTTCTAAACACTGCTCTCTGTGAAACCACTCCAGAGGACAAAGTTCCTACTGCTTCTGTGCATGTAAAATTATACTGACTGACCACAGATCTAGTACTTACAAGCTAGAAGTCattgcatttttcctctctaaatactgtttttcaccCCTTATTGGTCAATCCTAGTATCCTTAATCACTTCTTGTTGTATTGACTAGctcctctgcctttgctttctcttctcctgctttctcaCGTTAGTCATTCACGTTCTGTGTAATGACAGATGTGGCTTTAAAGCATGTCAACACTTACCACTTACAAAGGCATACATTAAAAGAGATTTGTTAATACACTAACAAAACATTCTAATATAGAAGGAGTCTGTAGCACCTTTGCTGatcattttcatatatattcaCACATACATACTGACTTCAGCTGATAATTATGATAGGAGTTGAAGTTGCTAGCACAGCATAAACTTTTATACCAGGTAGAAATAAATACCTTCACTTTCACATTCTCTGTCTTCGCACaacattgcaatgttaaaagaTTTAGCATTACTGCATTCAGTGTAGCTTCTTTGCTCATCCTTCTATTTAATGTGGTCATGGGCAGATACTTTACTACACCCCATTGTGTGGTAGGAGAGATTATCGGCCCAACATCCTTGTCACTGATACCACGTATTTGGCGGATCAGTCCATGTTCCATTTGCTTTATATGAAAATCAACTGCATTTGAGATAATACAAAAGACAACATCTGCTCACAGCCTATTTCCTATCTTATCTACAGAAGAACCTCCATGTATTTAATTGcttcaaaaaaagcaacacaaatttCTGCAGAGTCCACTCCCCAGTTTATGATGTTTACGTACCTTTACCTTATATATTTACACAACATGAACCACAATTGAACCCACTTGCAGTGCTTATCATCACAGTGGTTTCATTGGAACTGTGCTAGTTCAGAATCATGTCATTGCTCTGCTTTGTGCTTAGACCACAGCATTGTACAACCAGGGTGGAATtacctgctgctgttttaattcACTCCTTCTTGGCTTcgcttctttttttcccccaggtaaTTTATCTTACTGTGCATACATTGCGCCCTCTTTTTACCTTGTCCCTCAGCTTCTAatccttttgcctttttacaaaaggcaaaaaatctctttccattGTCCTTCTTTAGCCCATGAATTGCAATCCCATATTGAAACTGAAACTAAAACCTTTATTCCCACAAGCATCTCTCCCTACCCTTGCCCTCCCTACCGCCCCAGCCATCGCTTTACCATCTGCATGTCCCATATTTTACCGCAGTGAACACCCACCACCCGGAGAGACGCCGAGACCGAGGGAGCAGCTCGGTCCAGAACTGGTTCATCCCTTCGCTGAGCCCCTCGGCCGGCAAGCCGGTCAGCAGAGCCACGGCCTGGGCAGCGGCTCAGGGTCTATCCATGCTGAGCAGCACCACGACAACCAACTCTGGAGAACCCGGAAGGACAGCGGTATTGAAattgagcaggaaaaaaaatatatatgtgaaaAATTTTTGAGTAAATAACTAGTGAGTGAGGAAAGTTTAGCTCTTTCCAGAGCAAAGTGTTTAAATACCAAAGTCTTGCCATGTAACAAAACACACAGTGGAACACCACAACGCACGCTCATTTATTTGCGGCGACTGGTAACGGGTAACACGGTCCACGGGGAAGGAAACACCCCCGCAAGGCGCTTGCCTGCCGCCCCACACCCCGCCCGCGGACCCGCGCTCGGCAGCCGACTGCCTTTCAACCTGTAACCGCCCCACAGCCACCGACCCCGCGGTCCCGCACCCCGGGACCCACCGGCCGCggaggaggagccgccgccgcctcccgcctgAGGAGAGCGAGGCTCCGCCGCGCCACGCCCACAACATGGCGGCGGCCGAGCCCTTCTTCCCGCCTGGCCGCCGCGGCGTCCCTGCCGCCGCCCGGAGACCGCTGGCTCCTCTCCACCCCGCGGGACGCGGCCGTGGGGCAGCTTCGCCGTGAGCAAgcaccgccccgccccggcctaCCGCGAGGTTCCCGGGCGAGGGGAGAGCCGAGCGCGGGGCGTCTCACAGGCGCCGGGCGTTTAGTGGCTGAGCTTGGGGCATCGCTGCTGGGCCCGGGATGGAGCTGGGGCGGCTGGAGTACCTGCAGGCCCTCGTCACCGAGTTCCAGGTGACAGACAGCCCAGGTAAGCCCCAGGCACTGCTGCTTCCTAATACTCCTCACGTTGAGTGCGTTTCCTCACAGACCTGATGCTTCTCCGTTGCAGAGGCCAAGGAGCAGGTACTGGCGAACCTGGCCAACTTCGCCTACGATCCCAAAAACTACGAGTACCTCCGGCAACTTCAGGTCCTGGATCTGTTCCTTGATACGCTCAGCGAAGACAACGAGACCCTCGTGGAGTTTGCGATTGGTAAGGGCTGCACCTGAACACCCTCCTGAGGGGCTGACAGGCCAGGGGATACCGAGCCCGACACTTCGGTTTGGTGGTTAATCTCCTCCCTGAGAGGCCGATAGCAGTGGTGCTGCAAGAGCAGACCCATGCTGTGCTGACAGGGCTTCGTTTGGTGGAGAATGAGTGTAATGGGGTGAGAGGTAGGAGGCAGGTATCTCCCCTTCATCCTAATATAGCTGCTGTGCTtaaaaaagatgctttctggaaaggattttctttttaaagactgtaaGTTAACACGAGATGAATGACTTCAACAAAATCTCTCCTCTAGAGAAACAGTCATTAATACATAAATTGTTGTCCTGTATAATGTACCGGTCCAATGTTCTCATTCCACTATTGACAACCACTCTTCTAGAATACTTACTTGGAATTTTTTAGTAAGTCCTCTGAGGAACTGCCCTATAATGATTCATCATGGTCTGAACATAAGCTAAGGGGCCAGATCCTAATTGTGAGTGATTCCATgagataataataaatatatttgatttttgaGGTTTGTGACTGAGCTACAGCAGGGTATGGCTGCATCTTAAAAGCTTCAAGTACAAGCACTCTGTGCTTCTTGGCTAGCACTGTTATAtctgttctctgtttttctaaaacacCTGCAATAAACTGCTGGCTTGTAGCCTCCATTAGGGTTAAGTGATACTGGAATTCTTAATTCTGTGAAAGACATTATGTCCAGCAGTACAGTGCCCTCTAATGACATACAGGAGGAGGAATTTTCTGGTGGAAAAATCTCTGGAAAGAATCAAGAAAACATTGCCCAGGAAGCCGTTAAGAATTTTCCATCCAAATCTCACAGAAAATCTGGATGCTTATTTCTGTATTAGAAAAAAGGGATCAGCAGTGAATGTGAATCTTAGTATGAAAAAGATGAGGGTGTGGAGAGAAGAGTTTGTCTTGCGTGTGTCggacatttttttttgctgtttcaggtGGTCTTTGTAACCTGTGCCTGGATAAAATTAACAAAGACTACATCTTGGAGGCAAATGGGGTAGAGCCTATCATCAACTGCCTCTCCAGCTCCAATGAGGAGACGGTCATGTCGGCAGTCACGACACTGATGTACCTGACAACGCCGCAGTCGCGCCAGCAGACCACGGCTCTCCCGGTGGTGGAGTGCATGCTTcgcttctctctctctgccagcAGAAGGCTAAGCAACCTGGCAACTGTCTTCCTGGAGGATTACTGCACGCCGCTGCAAGTGGAAGAGGCCAGGAATCTAAGCAAACACACAGCGGTGGGGATTCCTCTCCCCAAGGACTGAAGCTGCCAGAGCAGCATGGAGCTGTTGAGAGGGAGACCTCCCTCTGTTTTCCCAGGCCTCCACTTTCTGCTCAGCAGGTCAAGGGTGTGTCAAGAACAACATTAAAGAGGGAAATTGGTCATACCAGCGCTCAATTATAGTTAATAAAGAGGATGGTACAGCACTACCATGTCAGTCAGGCCAAGCAcgcagctaaaataaaataaaacagatcaTGGCTGTCGGAGAGCAGGTTGCCAAGTgcagcccagcacccagctTGCACAAATAACTTTCCCAGCAATTAGGGGTTTTTCTGCTTGGGTTATTGGGCAGCTTATATCCCCTCCAGTTCCTGGTTGGTTTTGCTGCAGCTCTCCTCTTCAGCGTCTACTCAAGTGACTTTGAAATGTCacataaactttatttttcctgcagaagaaagaaggtgtttccctgccctggcagtCTGCAATCTTACTGGGTCCCTTTGGTACTAAATATGCCATCCTATCATCATGGCATAGGCACCAGCTAGTAAATCACTACACACGGCAGGCTGTAGCTATCCTATAAATCAGGAAGTGgaaagctgtttctctttcattacCACTGGTGAGAAAggtgaagattaaaaaaagggcTCATGGCAGCCTGGCTCATGAGAACAGCTGTCTTGTAAAACCTTCTCTTAATAAAACATTAACTTAAATGCTCTGTAAACAGTCTTGTATAAGCTCATAAATATTTCTCTACAGCACTTGCAGCCCAGCCTTCACCCACTCTTACTCATGCACATGGGCCAGAAATTGAAGCCAGCTTGGTCTCCTTTCATTATTGGCCAATGATGCAAAAGGCAACCCAAAAGCCAGGGTGGCTAAgtacataaaatttaaaagggtTTGGCTGCTGAGCACAGTGCTCCCTGACGGACGCCCGCACTGTGTCTGCTCAAGTTTCAGAGCTTTacttcttcctattttttcctcccctctgcccccagtcAGCACAAAACAAACAGGACTGAGGTTAAAAGCACATacacacaagaggaaaaaaaaaaacaacaaaaaacaacaaacaacccaCAACTGCTTGTATTTTATAGTTTCTCTTCACCACCAGCAAACATCCAAAACAACTCTATAGAGATTAACTAACTGAATGCAGAGCAATCTTCCAGAAAATTGGAGAGGAGTCAGCTCTGCAGCATGTCTAACAAGGGCAGCTCATTTCTTATTATAACTGACCCCCCGTAGTGCCCCTGCCTGGGTGATGGTGCTCACTGCCTCCCAGGAATGGGTTTCCCTGCCAGCGGGTGAGCTGGCTGTTGCCCTGGCAGTGGGAAGAGCAGTGCATCCCCTTTTTGCGTTACTGCCTGCGCTTGCTTTCCAAGATCGCCTTCCAATCATCCGCCCAGGACAGCAGCCGCCTGCGCGGTGCCTGCAGCTGGACATGCCTGTTGTGGCAGCAGGTAAACAGGATGTGCTCCCAGCTCGGGTTCAGCTCTGCGCCTGAGGAGGGCAAGGGAGGAAAGCTGGAGTCAGCGGGGGGGTTTCCTCCCCAGCTAACAGAAAGTGatgcaaatgcttttcaaacCTCTAATAGTATCCTTGTCGTCAaacagcaagtctgcagatACGACGGTCTTATCTCGGGTTAGAATAATCCGCTCCACAAACTCGGGTCCCAAATGTTTTTCTACCCACTTATACTGTAGAGGCAAGAAATAAGATAGGAGAAAATTCTTCCATACTTTCAGTTTGTACATTGCTCAAGTCAGATCAGCCCTAGTACAGCAATCTTTTCCTCCGTAAACCTACATCTGTGTCTGCGAATCCCTGCCACAGAGACTGGCTATGGCCCAGGACACCAATTTAACCTGTACTTTTAACAGCCTTCAGTCAGCACTGCGTTTGCCGTGCCTAATCATTGTTGAGTTTGCAAGCGGCACTGGCTGCTTGCCCAGAGCATGTGGATTGTGCCCATCTAAGTCATTCCCGTGATTAAGGTTCCCCCCTCTATTCTCGTGCCAGTGGCAAACAGGGCTAATTCCAACGCTATAGCCTCCTCTTAACTCAGCATTGGCCTCTTTCAGGATAGCTGGATATCAGACTCAGACTCTGGATTTAGACAGAACAAGGTTTTGTCAGTTGAGAAGCCTCGAGTGTGGAATCCCCTGGAAATATCCCATCCCTGTGGGCCATGCTGAAAGCCAAGCTTGCCTTACCCAGCCATGCTGCAACAGTTCCTCTGCTATCACCTGCTAacacagctggagcagcagtgtCACACGCCAGCTCCAAGGGCACAGGGCTCACGTGCCCTGCAATAAGGCTGGCATCACGTGGCACTCCAAGATTCCCCGTCCTACACTATTACTGTGTCTGGGCAGCTGCCCCTCAGACAGAGGGATGGCAGGGAAGCCTGGCAGCCTGCGCCACTACTGTCTTTATAAATGAATGACTCTGACCTGGGTGGTATGAAATAGCAAGGCCttgcaaaagcagcattaaaaccactaaaataaattctctCCCACCTTTTCCACGATGCAGTGCTCATATTTCCGGAGAGGACTTGTGCAAATAAAGACTTCGGTGCTGAAAAGAAACAGCCTTCATTAGCAGTCAGGGGAAAGTGCATAAGATAATGGAAAAGGGCTGCAGAGTGCAAAGTGTCCTTACTCCTGCATGTGGATCATCTCCTGCATAGCTTCAAGGGCTCCTGGAATTGGATCCAACCCTAGAAAGAAGCCAGGCGATTCATAGACACTGGCTACCTTAGCCTGCAAGAGACAAGAGGACAATTAGCAATGCCCATGCTTTTATCTGAGCTCTGTGCACAACAGTTGTCCAGTTACCCTGTGTGTAACAGCCGTCAAAAGGCCAGCACTTTAGAGAGAGAGGTGATGCTTCACACCAAGAGTGGATTATAAAATTTCTCACCTTTTGTGTTCCGGGAAAAGTCCAGCTCAGGCACACAGGAACAAGAAGTTACTCTCTGGTGGCTTGTTTGGAGTGAGGAGGCAGAGCCAGTCGTGACCTGGCTTTGTTTCTACAAGCCGCTCCATGAGTAGCACCACAAACACAGCACGTGCTACAGCTTGACTTGCTGATGTCTGATAGAGGGAGAGCTCATGCCTCACCCCTTCCCAGCAGGTCTCTGTCTACTAACTCTTGTGAAAATCAAAGGAACAAGTTTGAGGCTCCTGCTCCTCTGTCACGTTTGACTGAAATTTGCTTATGGCTCAGGAATTTACCAGGGATGAGTGGGTAGACACATGTATTATCTAGTAGCCCTCTCTTCCTTCAGAACAAAAAGGGCAATATGGTGACCATGCTAATTACCATCCTCAGCGGAGGGGCCAGGTCAGCACATCCACACATTTGGGATTAACCCTTTTAGACCAGAACAGCTCagcaaaagggaaggaagaggacagGAGAGCTAGGAAAGCtacatttctttgctgctttctatGATTTTCAATCACACGCTAAAATAACAGTTGTTAAAGGAGCAGATCTTGACTTCAGCGTGGACAGCTGCTCCTCCGTGGTAACGGTGTTGGTGCAGTCTACTCAAAAGCATGTGAGACTGCAGCAGGAAATTCAGAGGTGGATCCCTGTGCTCCCCAAGAACCTTTGGCTTTGTGAACTGACCTGTGCACCCCTGTgagccccagctgggctgggttTGGTGGTGGTACGGGTGGGTCCCACCTACCGCTCCCCTCATCTCACTCGGAGCACAACCTGAGCAGTGGACTGAGCAGTGCGGTTAAGGGGATCACAGCTTtatcccttttctctctgcGCCTGCTCTCAGTGGTAAACCCACCTTCAATACATGCATGTGGGATGCAATATGAGCTAGACAAGTCATTAATGACAACAGGTGGGAAAGGAGGGTCTCCCTAAAGTTATAATCATTTTAAGTGAGCGTAAGGAGGAAAGAAGTAAGATCACTGGAAGAGCAATGTTTTCCCAGGCTAAAGTGGCCAAAAATGGTGCAAAAAGAGCTTAATATGATACAGTACAGTGGCATCTTTAATCTCTAAAAGTAAAAGTAGTACTTCCAGGGCAATTCCTGTGCCTCTAGGTAGGACGGTCCttccagtcctttttttttttttaaatttactgacAAGACATTCTCGCACCTTTTACTATTAGGAAGTTCACTGGTTTGAATCCAGCTCTGGttaggtaattttaaaaattgctaccTGGTGACTGTTCAGTGGCCTGTGTTAAATCAGAGCATTCCAGTGCAGGTCACAGCAGACAGCTCCCCTTATCGCACAACCCATCACGCCAAAGCACCCGCAGCAGCGTTAAGAGCTGAGTCCACTCCCAGGCCTAAGTTTCA contains:
- the ARMC7 gene encoding armadillo repeat-containing protein 7 — its product is MELGRLEYLQALVTEFQVTDSPEAKEQVLANLANFAYDPKNYEYLRQLQVLDLFLDTLSEDNETLVEFAIGGLCNLCLDKINKDYILEANGVEPIINCLSSSNEETVMSAVTTLMYLTTPQSRQQTTALPVVECMLRFSLSASRRLSNLATVFLEDYCTPLQVEEARNLSKHTAVGIPLPKD
- the NT5C gene encoding LOW QUALITY PROTEIN: 5'(3')-deoxyribonucleotidase, cytosolic type (The sequence of the model RefSeq protein was modified relative to this genomic sequence to represent the inferred CDS: deleted 2 bases in 1 codon), translated to MHIHAVRVRPALACIEEPRGSPGAGSGTGTGMGSAAGPLRVLVDMDGVLADFEGAVLRGFRARFPGEPQVELAARRGFSVREQYRCLREDLAAKVASVYESPGFFLGLDPIPGALEAMQEMIHMQDTEVFICTSPLRKYEHCIVEKYKWVEKHLGPEFVERIILTRDKTVVSADLLFDDKDTIRGAELNPSWEHILFTCCHNRHVQLQAPRRRLLSWADDWKAILESKRRQ